A genomic window from Cydia amplana chromosome 3, ilCydAmpl1.1, whole genome shotgun sequence includes:
- the LOC134662451 gene encoding uncharacterized protein LOC134662451: MTVEKSKGAQTKMIPPATRKVAPDGGWAWMVCLGVSLVNFSTRSLEPSFGLLFKDLLDELGVRTTGASVIASTLDSVVNFSGFFVGPVIKTFSYRKVCFVGSTICALGLLFTAPANSMAHILATYSILGGFGVGLASSSSFVSLNHYFTKKRGQAVGLSMAGTGFGLMVMPQLVKILLEEYGFRWTVVILGGLAFHAVLGSCLLQPVKRHLLEEPVDCEMQTVKEMECILESEEEVDKFEINPLVSHPVMPKLTPQRSHGNMNANHPSVRTVGMPRAATADKPLQDFEKDKLGLSLNTSLSVAAMPRVTSAANMSEVRRRKVSVISNISNMDFTGSYLQLYLDTADEDALQMRTFKKSEPEEEKKRGFFRKFIDLMDLDLLKDWSFLNLLLGLSLFWSGELQFRMLTPFFIRDLGYNMEDTAFCLSMTAITDILVRLILPPIFDRTTISKKMIFFISAFFLAATRSVLAEQTEWVPLMIWLSICGFFRGMCLSNFTLTISEYCPLEKLPAAFGLHMVGKGVFVVIIGPIIGFVRDYSGSFALCIHVQNALIMSCVLVWGVEYALAFTRRRKVVQI; this comes from the exons ATGACGGTGGAGAAGAGCAAAGGTGCTCAGACTAAGATGATCCCGCCCGCGACGCGGAAGGTCGCCCCCGACGGCGGCTGGGCGTGGATGGTCTGTTTAGGTGTCAGTTTAGTTAAT TTTTCAACGCGTTCACTGGAGCCGTCATTCGGTCTCCTGTTTAAAGATCTGCTGGACGAGCTAGGCGTCCGGACGACGGGCGCGTCCGTCATCGCGAGCACGCTCGACTCTGTCGTCAACTTCTCCGGGTTCTTCGTGGGACCTGTCATAAAGACCTTCTCCTACAGAAAAGTCTGCTTTGTCGGCTCGACAATATGCGCCCTGGGTCTATTGTTCACCGCCCCGGCGAACAGCATGGCCCATATCTTAGCCACGTACAGCATTCTAGGGG GATTCGGCGTGGGGCTTGCGTCATCGTCGTCCTTCGTGTCCCTGAATCACTACTTCACCAAGAAGCGAGGCCAGGCCGTCGGCCTCTCCATGGCCGGCACCGGCTTCGGCCTCATGGTGATGCCGCAACTAGTCAAGATACTGCTCGAGGAGTACGGGTTCCGGTGGACGGTGGTGATACTAGGCGGCCTCGCCTTCCACGCCGTGCTGGGCTCCTGCCTTCTGCAGCCCGTAAAGCGACATCTCTTGGAGGAACCGGTCGACTGCGAAATGCAGACTGTCAAG GAGATGGAGTGTATATTGGAGAGCGAGGAGGAGGTGGACAAGTTCGAGATCAACCCGCTGGTGTCGCACCCGGTGATGCCGAAGCTGACGCCGCAGCGCTCGCACGGGAACATGAACGCCAACCACCCCTCCGTGCGCACCGTCGGCATGCCGCGCGCCGCCACGGCCGACAAGCCGCTCCAGGACTTCGAAAAGGACAAACTCGGTTTAAG CTTGAACACATCGCTGTCTGTGGCGGCCATGCCGCGCGTGACGTCGGCGGCCAACATGAGCGAGGTGCGCCGGCGCAAGGTGTCCGTCATCTCCAACATCTCCAACATGGACTTCACTGGCAGCTACCTGCAGCTCTATCTCGAT ACAGCTGACGAAGATGCCTTACAAATGAGAACTTTTAAAAAGTCGGAACCAGAAGAGGAGAAAAAGAGAGGCTTCTTCAGAAAGTTCATAGATTTAATGGACTTAGATTTACTGAAAGACTGGTCGTTTTTGAACCTTTTACTCGGTCTCTCGCTGTTTTGGAGCGGGGAGCTGCAATTTAGAATGTTGACGCCATTCTTTATCAGAGACCTAGGCTACAATATGGAGGATACTGCCTTTTGCCTGTCCATGACCGCCATCACGGATATTTTGGTGCGATTAATATTGCCCCCTATTTTTGACAGGACAACTATATCCaagaaaatgatatttttcatatCGGCTTTCTTTTTGGCGGCTACGAGATCAG TACTCGCGGAGCAAACGGAATGGGTGCCGCTGATGATCTGGCTGTCCATCTGCGGGTTCTTCCGCGGCATGTGCCTCAGCAACTTCACGCTCACCATCTCCGAGTACTGCCCGCTCGAGAAATTGCCGGCCGCGTTTGGCCTGCACATGGTCGGCAAGGGCGTCTTCGTCGTCATCATTGGACCTATCATTG